A window of Halobacillus naozhouensis genomic DNA:
GTTCTGCTTCATCCACTGCTGGAAGGATTAAACCTGCCGGCAACAGTTAGTCACACTATAACTTTTGTGATTGCCTTTTTTGTTATCACCTTTTTACACGTTGTCCTCGGAGAACTAGCTCCCAAGACAATCGCTATTCAAAGGGCGGAGAATATTACACTTATGCTCTCCGGGCCTCTAATTATATACAGTAAAATTATGTACCCACTAATTTGGCTGTTAAATGGGTCAGCAAATTTATTAGTACGTTTATTAGGGTACCATTCTGCTAAAGAATCGGATGAAGTCCATTCCGAGGAAGAACTTCGTCATATATTAAGCGAAAGTTACCAACAAGGTGAAATCAACCAATCGGAATTTGAATATGTTGATCGAATCTTTGAATTTGACAACCGAACTGCAAAGGAGATTATGATCCCCCGCACAGACATGGCCGTTGTAGATATTGAAGATCCGATAGAAGAATCCTTACAATTCATGAACAAGGAACGCTTTACTAGATATCCTGTTTTCCAGGATGATAAAGATCATATCATCGGTGTTCTTCATTTAAAAGAATTATTTTACAATGACTGGAGCAATACTGAAACTCTTCAACCGTATGTTCGACCAGTATTAAAAGTTTTTGAAAATATCCGTATTCACGACCTGTTAGTCAGAATGCAACGGCAACGAACACACCTAGTAGTCTTAACTGATGAATATGGCGGCACCTCAGGTATGATTACTGCTGAGGACATTATTGAAGAAATTGTCGGTGATATCAGGGACGAATTTGATCATGAAGAAGAGCAAACAATTGTTCAACAAGAAGACGGTTCTTACCTTATTGATGGGAAAACATCCATTCAAGATGTTAATGATTTTTTTGAGATTGAACTTGAGAATGAAGACGTGGATACTATATCCGGCTGGGTATACAACCAATTAATTGATGTAACAAAGGGGTCTGAACTCTCTCATGGCTCTTTTCATTTTAGAGTATTGGAAATGGAAGATCAGCAGATCATATCCATAATGGTATGGGATGACGGTAACATAGAGAAAGTAACCAAATAGCAAAAAAAATGATGATTAAACAAAGCAAAGCCCCCTATTAGCAAAAGAGGGCTTTCCTTACATTGTTCGTTCTGCTCCATTTGTAGCATCCAATAAGATAAGTAAGGAAGGAGAAACTGTACTAACATCTATCAAGCCATCATCCTCTTCCTTAACCTTATCAAGCT
This region includes:
- a CDS encoding hemolysin family protein, which produces MEETIKLVTVALLILATAFFVASEFAIVKVRRTKLEARAADGNKKALNALEVTGNLDYYLSANQLGITITALGLGWLGEPTLEVLLHPLLEGLNLPATVSHTITFVIAFFVITFLHVVLGELAPKTIAIQRAENITLMLSGPLIIYSKIMYPLIWLLNGSANLLVRLLGYHSAKESDEVHSEEELRHILSESYQQGEINQSEFEYVDRIFEFDNRTAKEIMIPRTDMAVVDIEDPIEESLQFMNKERFTRYPVFQDDKDHIIGVLHLKELFYNDWSNTETLQPYVRPVLKVFENIRIHDLLVRMQRQRTHLVVLTDEYGGTSGMITAEDIIEEIVGDIRDEFDHEEEQTIVQQEDGSYLIDGKTSIQDVNDFFEIELENEDVDTISGWVYNQLIDVTKGSELSHGSFHFRVLEMEDQQIISIMVWDDGNIEKVTK